The following DNA comes from Ricinus communis isolate WT05 ecotype wild-type chromosome 10, ASM1957865v1, whole genome shotgun sequence.
tcaatgTGAATTAAGGTCGTTAGCTGATATGGTGATTTACTCTAGTTTGTTATGATCAGGATGAAAATGTACCATGGGCCAATGGCAAGTATCTTTGTAGTCATGCCTTTGCCCTGGACTTAGGCTGTCTTGCTAACTTTATTGCTATTTAAAGTTATCCATGGCTAACCCTCATAGTAGGTAACAGCAGTGGAATTGTAAAATCGTCCTTCCTTGAAAGGATCCCTATGTGTATCTTATTGAATATTTAGGCTGTTGCTTTTAACTGCGAGTTGTACTTACTCATTTTGACTGGAAATTATGTCAATGGAAGCACACACTAGATGGTTATGGCTTGTGACTTGCTCAATGtgtacaaaaataaatcatgAAATATCATTTCAAATGAGCGTATATTGTTGTATTGCAAGATCTTTAGACTCTATAGTTTTGGACCAAAACAAAGTATAAACTTGCTCTGCACAGAGTTTGCTTGCTAAAGGCACAATTTGGTTGAATGGTTTAATACAACCCTGGCTTCATAAAGACCAAAATGATGGCCATAAGAAGCACAGCTAGGGTGAAATTCTTTACTTGATCTTGGGTAAACTTACAACAGGAGCTTATCTTCTCCATTGTGCTCATGACGTTTCCCATTATTTTCTGCAAGAAGATGAGAGATTGGAAAGGGAAAACAAACAATACCACGCCACGGTTCTTGACTTATACCCgattgaagaaaagaaattcaaaatgaGTTGCTTACCACTTACCAATCTAAAAGGCTCTATATGAAGGAGAGGTTCCATGAACATCTCTACATTCCTAAGACATTGCAGCTATTATCAACTAATGGGTATTATAAACAACACTCGTATTGTGGAAGGTTTTGAACTGACCTTATTGTCACCTTCCCCTGGTATATTTGGCAAATATAGAAGCTGAATCCCTTTCCCAGAGGCATATGGGTCTTGCTCCATTCTGCCCAACGACATAAAACAAAATCCAATCATGGAAAAGAACTGTTGCCCACATCTGCATTTATGATCCCAATTAGTAAAATCAAGAGTAGGTACCTAGTCTCCATGAAACGCCAACATTCATCCCATCATATTTTGTGGGTTGCACCACAAACTCAATGTTGTTTCCCAATGTCTGCATCACATAATTGAAGAAATCCAACACTTGCTGCAAGAAAAGAATGTTAGGGTTCGGCTGGATATAAATTCCTGCTTTATGCAATATATACGTGCATCCATATTTACCTGTTTCCCCTGGAATGACTcaaaagatgaaaagaaattgcaaacGCATCTGCATTCATCACCAATCATATTGGATACTTCATGGATATTTTGGTTCTTGATCGCAGTGTAAAGCTTCAGGACTGTTTCTAGAGCTGGGGTATCTTCCTCCCTTGGCTCCGAGCTTTTGTCATTATTAAATGGGACTAGTGATAAGCCTCTTTGTCTGGGAGAAAATCTCCTTTCAGTAAAACATTGGTGCAAGAATGGTAACCCAGAATTAGAAACACATACCCTTTTATATAGAAGAGTTTCCTGGGAGTTTCTTGCTAAAGCAGGGAAATTTGGGATTAGTCTAGTATCATATAAGACCATGGGAAAATAAAATGTGTTAGCCATTTGAATTAGTGCTTCAAGAATGAATGAGCACAAAAACCTGCTGCAAGGGTGAAATAAATATCGTACAAAAGAGGCTTTGCACAAAGAAAAGCAAGCAATGTATTAGAATTGGAACCTTTCTTTAATGCGCAGCAAGGGATCTTTCCTGAAAGGTATGAAAACATTGTTCTAATTGCTTTGTTCGtaattcttataataataataagagttGCGCGGAAAAACAGAAAGAACAGATGATCTCAAATTTTGCAACCAGTATTAGACCTTTTGACCAAATTAATAGCAGACTTTGAGAAAATACCTCAAGAGGCCTTGTCCACctgaaattagaaaaaatctGTAGTCCTTAATGATACTTGCCTTGcaattttcagaaaaaaataaaaacttaaatataTGCCGGCTACTCGACGAGAGAAGATTGAATTAGCATTGGATTATACAATAGCGACAGTCATCCTCTTAAGAGAtgattttcataaataattccAATCTAAAGTATCACTAAGTTACTTTCCCATATACTTAATGAGCATAggttgtaatatttatatatcttttcaatattatctataatatattttaaaatttaaaattaaagagttCGTTATGAAATTGTTTCttcatttcatattttatatttttcttcaaaagtaatttttagaacataaaaaaaaaacttttttcttttttgaaaagacGCATTTGTCTACCACAATTTCGAACAAGATTGTATATGCTAATAGCATCAATTTTCATCCTCATTTGCGAGAAGGCATGTGTTAAGAAAATATTGATCTTGGGGCAAGAGGGAAAAGTTACAGAAGGATCTTCCCAATTCTGGTGCTCAGAGAAGGATCTTCGTGGCTGAAGCTGGTTTAATGATATTAGCATTGTCAGTATCAGTAGATTAAGCAGTTGGATTCATTTACAgtaacaatttaaaaatataacgaGCATATTCTTATGGCATCAACCATTTATAACGTTGGTTGGGGCCACAATCCCTCCAATTTGCAATAGCCTCAACCTTTGTATTCGCCTGCAAAGTTAGGGCAATCGTCCCCACAATAGCCCCACATTTTAACACATACTGGAGTCACAACTTCTAGTCACCACATGCAAAATCCAACCGTTGCAGGAAGAATCCAGATAATGCCCATGAAAAGAACAGAAAttaacatagaaaaataaagggTTAAAGTTAAAGGTTTTGACTAGCTAACTTTAATGGAGTGAACCCTTTACTGGGTACTGGATAGCTTTAGCTTCCCTCTTTTTGTATttccttaaaataaaataaaaatggttaAGCAACAGAAACCATACATTCAAAACAATTAATATGGATTTTCTTGCTATGGAACACAAGACACATACATGTGGGATCCGccatatattcttttaagtGGAGCCTACCAGTACGTGTCTTGCCTTGCAAATGCAAACATGCAAAATGCAATGTAATTATGCAGGAACAGAAAGAACTCCGCAATGGAAACAAActagaattgatattttattaaccGCACCTACAAAATGAACATCTCGTGGAACAATCTATTAATCTATTAGAGCACCAGTCTCAGACAGGATTCGTAAATGggacaaaaacaaaaaaagaaaaccttaaCATCCAAATCATATTTAAACTGGGAAAACAATTGATTTAGCAGTAAAAGTGATGTCTgaaggaagagaaaaaaaaggtcCGAGCTTAAGTTGACTGCCACTCTTTACGGATATCAAATGTATAGTTAATCTCCAAGTAGCACTTGTTGTCATCATCAACGAACTgaaaagcaagaaagaaaaacatgaaCAAGAATTTGTAACAGCACAAATACAAATCAGAAACCCTTGGTAGTTCAAATAATTACATCTCAAGATATAGGATGGTTACACAGTTAAACCCTGACACCATAAGTTATGGTAGACATGAATCCTGACAGCTAACCAAATTCAATCACTCTGGTAAGTTAAATCACACAGGTAAGAGGGGGAACTGAGCTAGGCTCAATCAATGTCATGCAATGACTATTTTATAGCTGGGACATAAATTTGTTGATGAATTCAATGCTAACAGAGGtaaaaactatttaaaattgcATAATTTTAAGCCTTTTGCAGGTGACACAAATATTTGCTCATATGAAGCAGCAGAGCAcatgaaacaaaataaattcaaatggttaggaaagaaaagaaaaaaagttatatcTTTATCTAGCCCACATTTGAAGCTTGGTATAATAATCTGGAAATGTTTGAAACTGGAGGAACTTACCTTACTTCTAGCTGAGTATGATCCTCTAGCAAAAATACCGGATGGAGTAGTTTCCTCAGGCATCTCATGTGTGTAAGGTTCTGCCTGAGGACTGAAAGTTCCAAGCATCTCCTTCGCGCTATCCACTGTCATGCACAATCATATATAGTGAAACATTGTTTCGCTGAAACACAACAAAGATAAAGGGGGAAGGGATATGGTGATGGAGGGCAGGAGGGAGGAAAGGAGGGAGAATATTACCCTTGACACCAGTTTTCCAAACTGTGTTAGTGTACTTAAGGCCTGACACGATGTTATTCCCAACCTGAAAAGTGAACTGCAGGCTATAGCGGCTGCCTTCTTTTAAGGTGAACCATGTGCCTTTTGGATTTCCATCCTCAGGAATAGAAAGAACAATATCATCTCTACCAGGGGATTTGATTGCAAGGCTTATGATCTTAACTTCTGGATCTAGTGTTTCTAGATAATTTATAAACCATATAAGGAACTTATCAGAGACAGAAAGGAAAGTGATATGTGCCATTTACAAATTACTGTGCTTCttacaagaaatataaaaaggtaaaacaggtaatttaactcaaaatatttgaaaacaataaatttcattCGCACTTtgataaatgaatatatgaaaTCAGAAGTCCAAGGAATGGtcaatagtaaaatataaatactgaAAAATAGTGgtagaaattattataatttgacaATTATCTATTTGTCTACCATACAAATTGACTTATCTTAATCTCTAAACTTTCAGCAAGGTCAGTTAGGCTCTTTTAGAGAATGCAATAAGCAAAATCTAGAAAAGGGTCCTTGACAGACATTGTAAGCACAACAAATTGCCAGGAAAGAAATAGAAGTATGCTACAGaacaaaatcaattacatggaaaaaaaaaataagaaagaaagaaagcctAAGCAAATGAAGCATGAAACCTTCACAGTTGTTTCACCTCATTCCTCCAATTAAATGAAGATGCATAGAAAGTGTTGCAGGCAAACAATGCTAAAGTTGATTGATTTGATTACCTCCAACAGCATTAATATCCACACTTCCAAGAAGCTGTTCCTTCCACCTCCTCAAGCTCTCATCATCCTACAAAAACAAGAATCaagataaacataaaacaaaactAGAGAAGATAGAGCTGAAATCCATTAATGAGACAAAACAGCAAGCAGGTAATTAATGATAAGACAAAAGAAACCAACCTTATCTTTTTCAAGCTGTTCTTTGAGAGTGTACTGAGGACCCAACTCAATCTTCCtttcttcatcatcttcttcttcttgatcaGTGGCATAAATAGAGCTCTCACTCATTTGTCTACTCAAGCCACCAATTTTAGATTCATCAACTCGATGTTGTTCTTCTGCTCCAACGGCTGAAGGTGATTTTGCTGATGCTGTTTTTGTTTCTGAAACTTCCTCACTGTTGTTCTCATCAGAACCCATGATTTTGGCACTGGACTCAACACCAACGGCTAAAGACATCAACAGCccatcaaaataaaaacaccCACACACAGAATGTATCTCACTCACAGAAATGTAATCATGCAAGtgaggaaaagaaagagaaccccaaaaagaaaaaaaagaaaaaaaaaaaaaggaaaattccaaaacccaagaacaaaaaaaaacagagagaTAAACCCAAAGAATCTTAGAAAGGGAAATATAAgacaaaatcaaaaaatacCCATAAAGGATAACCcttcaaacaagaaaagacacaaagaaaaaggacACACAAAACATAggtggagagagagagaaatgagTTTGTTTTGGAAAGTTCAAACAGAGAGAAAGGAAATGGTCATGTGGTGATCCAAAATTATGTAATGTATCATCAACGacaaagagagagagagaggtggaGAGATCGTGAAGGCCACTCATGCACTACTAATGCCACGAATCAAGGAGGGCCTGCAAGTTTTTATCAAGCAAAGACGCGAAGAAACaaaagagagggagagagagagattagGTTTTGGTGGATAATAATGGATACCCTTtgactctttctttttcccaaTCTCATTGGTTATCGTTATGATTGGGAATTGAAAAAGCTGCTTTGGATTCATTTGCCTTATTGACTCTTTTATTACAGTAAAACTCCCAGTTTTCAGTACTGACTCTACTATCTTAGCTTATTAGCTTATGTTCTTAGATTTTAGGTTTTTTCCTTATGTTTGATGTTTGTTCCTTCATTGCCCGTCTGTCTCCGTGTACCCTTCAAACCTTCAAATTGCATTACGGTAGAATCAATAGAGATTAATAACTAATAGATGAGTTAGGTATAGCTATTCGAAATAGTTGTAGATATTAATAGAAGTgtcattttaaaaagttttatttataaaaattagtagtagtttttcttcttttctttttttgaaaggAGTAGTAGTTTTTTTGTTAATACATTCTTAAAGGtaaattatagataattttgttaataaaattatttttaagggtattatttatttatttaaattacgaaaatttcaatttttttagttatgtCACTTGCTTTTTTATTTACCAGACATTTAAAATAGTAATCTCTCAATCTCATATCAATCTTTACATTTTAGTAGTtcatttagattaaaaaaatatttaatagatttaattataaaaaaaataattaaattagactaaattattttttataaataatataaaatttattatgcCTTTTCTAAtacaatgataaaataaaaaaagaaaaattaatattaatattaaatataaaaataacagataaatataaattttttttagttaaaaaaagaGCCAGAGCAACATCAACTTTTCTACTGCCAAATAGGCAGTCAGAGAGTCtctgttttctcaatttatttttgctAGCCTGTCAGAGGACACTCATTTTTACTCCTTAAAACAAATGTACCGTTActtattgagaaaaaaatatgtaataatatacACCCAGAAGCTTAACTTAATATCTTAAGTTCTTATtcgtaattaaaaaaaaatctaatagtATAATAACTCAACCCTTTGGCTGCATTAATGTAAATGGATATTGGAAAGGAGCACCCAAGAGTGCAACATTGCAAgtcttttaattgattagaATATGGCAAATGGGGGTTGCTACAAGTCATTATAATGTCCATTTGTTGTGTAGAAGGGACCCAAATATTATTGGGTATGATTCATTTGGTCATCTTCAAGCACAACGCATGTTCATTATTCAAGATTCGAGCTAATGATGTTAGGCTTCATGCACTCAATAAAGGCAGCAGAATCCCATTTTGCTATTATCatctatatattttgtttggtGCATATCATTTCTCATCACCAGTTCATGAATCACGAGAcccaataatttataaattctctttttcttttggcgTACAAGAAGAATTAAACTACAAAACTAtgccaaaagaagaaaaagaagcaccAATGGTCAAAATTTTCAGTTAAAATAAGACCACAACTGTGTATCAATATGGCCTTGTGAGTAAGTGCCCCCATCAACAGCCTCTATCAGCCCTGTGCCTATCAGTACCTCAGCCAAGTGTCACGCCCCGCCTCGCAGCTAGCAAGGGAAGGCTGcacaacacggccgtgttggatttCAACACTGCCCGTGTTGCCAACACGCCCAAGGACACGCCCATGTTGGTTGAATACAAATGCGAAGGACCTAGAAGCTTCGGGAAACACGGCCACAGTAGGTAACACGGCCAATTACCCaaaaccgtgttcccaacacggccttgagcacggccgtgttcccaacacggcctggaacacggccatgttggcggACAGGGggaaaaaaactataaataccCCTTCCTTGTATCATTTGAAAAGGTTAGGAAGAGAGCTtgtgtagagagagaaagtgtgCTCATTGTAAGTAGCTTTAGTGTGAATTAATCAATACAAGTATACACTTCCACAACTCTTGCGTCTCTTTGTGCCACTTTCGTGAATTTACTTCCGCTAGCGTATTTGCTATCATTCTGCCGGGTTTGGCAATCAAGGGTAGGCTGACTAGCTATCTTGACTTTCGGGGAAATCAAGTAAGCTAGGCCGCACGTGGGCAAGGTTTTGGTTAGaaaacaaaactcacgtgacagttggtatcagagcctggtTCGAGACAAAGCCAAGTTCGAGACAGAGCAGGTTGGTATCATGCCACAGTTGGAAGTATAGCGCGGATAAGTTCTTTGGGAGAATTCTTGCACGAGATAATGGCCAAGGTTGGTGAGCAATCTACTTCTACCGCTCCTCCTACTCCAAGGGAAGGAGGAAAGGATAGCGGAAAGGGCCGGAGGGATAAGTCTCGCGACGTGATTGGCGCGATGGAGGAGAGGCTAGTCAGGGTGGAGACTACCATGTCTGATTGGGGGGATAAAATCGAAGACATGGACCTACACATCGAGAAGCTAGAGTCCAAGGGGGACGACAGAGAGCTTCGCGAGGAGATGCAAGGTGCCTTGAATGTTCTCGCCGACAATTTATCAAGGGACAATGAGGCTCTCAAGAAGTTGCTTGTCCAATGCCTAGAGAAGGTCGATAAGCTCGAGGTGGAGCTTAATTTGTGCAAGACCACGTTGGCAAAGAGTGGGGGAGCGCAAGCAGCGACGGTCCACAAAGTCGATGCTCCTAAACCGAAGGCCTACGGTGGGGCGAGGAATGCGAGGGAGATCGACAACTTCCTGTGGAACCTGGAGGGATACTTTGAGGCGTTGGGCATCGTGGGACGACACCACTAAGGTAAAGTCCGTATCTCTTTACTTGTGTGATATTGCTACCGTCTGGTGGAGACGGAGGTGCGAGGATGTGAAAAAGGGCCTCTGCACCATTAATACTTGGGAAGATTTTGTTCGGGAGCTTAAGAAGCAATTCTATCCCGACAATGCCGAGAAGGAGGCGAGGTCAAAGCTTCGACGTCTCCAACATAGAGATGGTCATATTCGAGAATATGTGAAGGAATTCTCCGAATTGATGTTGGAGATTCTCGATTTGGGGGAGAATGAAGCTTTTCATGCCTTCATTGATGGGTTATCTCGGTGGGCTCAGTTGGAGCTAGAAAGGCGAGGTGTGCAGGACCTTGCCACTGCAATGGCGGTTGCCGAGTCCTTGATAGAGTTGAAGAGGAAGGACTCGTTTAAAccaaaagtaaagaaatacGAAGGAGGTGACAAAGGTGGTGGAGATAGGGGAAAATCTTCCACCAAGGATGGTAAGGCTTCATAAAAGGATAAGGGCAAGTGGAAGAAGGAAGACAGGCGTAGTTCTTCCCCGAAAAAGCTTGCCTGCTTCATATGCGACGGAcctcattgggcatatgattgTCCAAAGCGAGGAAAGCTTGGGGCACTAGTGATCACCGAAGAGGAAAGGCAAGAAGAAGAGCGAAGACTTGCTTCCCTTCGACTCCTTAATGCTATCCAAGCCAAAGTGGAGCAAAAGCCTCGTGGACGAATGTACGTGGAGACCAATATCGGAGGCAGGAGTATTCAAGCCATGGTGGACACTGGAGCTGACACGGTATACATGGCGAAAGAGGTGGCTGACTCCATTAAGCTGCCTTACAAGAAGGAGAAGGGCTTCATTAAAGGGGTAAACGCAAAGAGATTACCTATCATTGGCATTGCGAGAGGAACTAACATCCGAATAGGCCAATGGCAAGGTAAGGTCGATATCACAATTGCTCCTATTGATGATCAACGATTTTATCTTGGTATGGACTTCCTCGACATGGTGAAGGCATTCTTGGTTCCTTACGCCAACACCATGTGCATAATGGAGAATGGCCAACCTTGTGTTGTGCCGATAAAAAGGGAGTTAAGTCAAGATAAGATGGTGTCGGCCATACAGCTCTCAAAAGGGGTAAAAAGGAAGGAGCCAACCTTCCTAGCAACCCTTAAAGTGGAAGAAGGTACCCATATTAATGAGCCTACACTTCCAAGCCCTATCCGAGGCGTACTAGATGAGTTTAAAGATGTTATGCCGCCAGAGCTGCTGAAGAAGCTTCCTCCACGCCGAGAAGTAGACCACGAGATTGAGCTGGAATCGGGAGCGAAACCACCCGCCTTTGCCCCCTACCGTATGGCGCTTCCTGAGCTAGAGGAATTAAGGAGGCAACTTAAGGAGCTGCTTGATGCAGGCTATATAAGGCCGTCCAAAGCTCCGTATGGTCGCAGTATTGTTCGTAAGAAGCATGATGGGTCTCTTCGGTTATGCATTGACTACCGAGCGCTGAACAAGATTACAATCAAGAATAAGTACCCGATTCCTAACATTGCGGACATCTTTGATCAACTTGGTGGTGCTAAGTGGTTTACCAAGTTGGATTTACGGTCCGGGTACTACCAGGTACGCATTTCCGAAGGGCATGAGCCAAAGACGGCGTGCGTGACGAGATATGGGTCGTATGAATTTCTTGTCA
Coding sequences within:
- the LOC8284158 gene encoding uncharacterized protein LOC8284158 isoform X1, giving the protein MANTFYFPMVLYDTRLIPNFPALARNSQETLLYKRVCVSNSGLPFLHQCFTERRFSPRQRGLSLVPFNNDKSSEPREEDTPALETVLKLYTAIKNQNIHEVSNMIGDECRCVCNFFSSFESFQGKQQVLDFFNYVMQTLGNNIEFVVQPTKYDGMNVGVSWRLEWSKTHMPLGKGFSFYICQIYQGKVTIRNVEMFMEPLLHIEPFRLKIMGNVMSTMEKISSCCKFTQDQVKNFTLAVLLMAIILVFMKPGLY
- the LOC8284158 gene encoding uncharacterized protein LOC8284158 isoform X2, which gives rise to MANTFYFPMVLYDTRLIPNFPALARNSQETLLYKRVCVSNSGLPFLHQCFTERRFSPRQRGLSLVPFNNDKSSEPREEDTPALETVLKLYTAIKNQNIHEVSNMIGDECRCVCNFFSSFESFQGKQQVLDFFNYVMQTLGNNIEFVVQPTKYDGMNVGVSWRLEWSKTHMPLGKGFSFYICQIYQGKVTIRNVEMFMEPLLHIEPFRLVSENNGKRHEHNGEDKLLL
- the LOC8284159 gene encoding rho GDP-dissociation inhibitor 1, translating into MSLAVGVESSAKIMGSDENNSEEVSETKTASAKSPSAVGAEEQHRVDESKIGGLSRQMSESSIYATDQEEEDDEERKIELGPQYTLKEQLEKDKDDESLRRWKEQLLGSVDINAVGETLDPEVKIISLAIKSPGRDDIVLSIPEDGNPKGTWFTLKEGSRYSLQFTFQVGNNIVSGLKYTNTVWKTGVKVDSAKEMLGTFSPQAEPYTHEMPEETTPSGIFARGSYSARSKFVDDDNKCYLEINYTFDIRKEWQST